The following proteins are encoded in a genomic region of Salminus brasiliensis chromosome 17, fSalBra1.hap2, whole genome shotgun sequence:
- the slc1a6 gene encoding excitatory amino acid transporter 4 isoform X1 produces the protein MNEKPPNSNSLFLNEDSEKPHLPEKDLHWLRRAMHKRVSGARNKMCSITRESVKAFLRRNTFVLFTMAAVAVGIMLGFALRPHNLSAREIKYFAFPGELLMRMLQMLVLPLIVSSLVTGISSLDSKASGKMGVRAIIYYMLTTFIAVFIGIVMVIIIRPGKGNRDSPVSSSGSIESVQAADAFLDLIRNMFPPNLVEACFKQYKTLYKKTVSTRNITVMVNASEGINATDSNLLGNFSTVLQIVQETVEETIPVSGSSNGVNALGLVVFSMCFGLVIGNMKQQGQALREFFDCLNDAIMRLVAIIIWYAPVGILFLIAGKIVEMKDLAQVGGQLGMYTVCVIIGLLIHGLFVLPLLFFLVTRRNPFTFIGGLLQALITALGTSSSSATLPITFRCLEENNHVDKRVTRFVLPVGATINMDGTALYEAVAAIFIAQVNNMDLNFGQILTISITATAASIGAAGIPQAGLVTMVIVLTSVGLPTEDITLIIAVDWFLDRLRTTTNVLGDSLGAGIVEHLSRQELQHQDAEIGNSVIEENEKPYQLICQENDSIKHRNSETTM, from the exons ATGAATGAGAAGCCCccaaacagcaacagcctcttcCTGAACGAGGACTCAGAGAAGCCCCATCTCCCTGAGAAAGACCTTCACTGGCTGCGCAGAGCAATGCACAAACGTGTGTCTGGAGCCAGAAACAAGATGTGTTCCATCACCCGAGAGAGTGTTAAAGCCTTTCTGCGCCGCAACACCTTTGTGCTCTTCACCATGGCGGCAGTTGCAGTTG GAATCATGTTGGGATTTGCTCTGCGTCCTCACAATTTGTCCGCAAGGGAAATCAAATATTTTGCATTTCCTGGAGAGCTGCTGATGAGGATGCTACAGATGCTGGTTTTGCCGCTCATCGTGTCCAGTCTTGTTACAG gtaTTTCTTCTTTGGATAGTAAAGCCTCTGGAAAGATGGGAGTGCGGGCCATCATTTACTACATGCTGACCACGTTTATTGCTGTGTTCATTGGTATTGTCATGGTGATCATCATAAGGCCTGGAAAAGGGAACAGAGACAGCCCAGTGTCCTCTAGTGGTAGCATTGAATCAGTGCAAGCTGCTGATGCCTTTTTGGATCTTATCAG AAATATGTTTCCACCTAATTTAGTTGAGGCCTGCTTTAAACAG TACAAAACCCTTTACAAGAAAACAGTTTCCACCAGGAACATCACTGTTATGGTTAATGCAAGTGAGGGCATCAATGCCACAGATTCCAACCTTTTGGGGAATTTCAGCACAGTCCTGCAGATCGTCCAGGAGACAGTGGAGGAGACGATTCCAGTGTCCGGCTCCTCTAATGGGGTGAATGCTTTGGGCCTGGTGGTGTTCTCCATGTGCTTTGGCTTGGTGATTGGGAATATGAAGCAGCAGGGCCAGGCTTTGCGGGAGTTCTTTGACTGCCTCAATGATGCCATAATGCGATTGGTAGCTATCATTATCTG GTACGCTCCAGTTGGCATCCTCTTCTTGATTGCTGGGAAGATTGTTGAGATGAAAGACCTGGCACAAGTTGGAGGGCAGCTGGGCATGTACACAGTGTGTGTCATCATTGGTCTGCTCATCCATGGCCTCTTTGTTCTGCCCCTGCTCTTCTTCCTGGTTACACGGAGGAACCCATTCACCTTCATTGGTGGTCTGCTCCAGGCTTTGATCACTGCTTTAGGAACATCTTCCAG ttCAGCCACCCTTCCCATCACCTTCCgttgcttggaggagaacaacCACGTGGACAAGCGTGTGACACGCTTCGTGCTACCAGTGGGAGCCACCATAAACATGGATGGTACAGCTCTCTATGAAGCAGTGGCGGCAATTTTTATAGCCCAGGTCAACAACATGGACCTGAACTTTGGGCAGATCCTTACCATCAG TATCACAGCAACTGCTGCCAGCATCGGAGCAGCAGGCATCCCTCAGGCTGGTCTGGTAACCATGGTGATTGTATTGACATCGGTGGGACTGCCCACCGAGGACATAACGCTCATCATTGCTGTGGATTGGTTCCT AGATCGCCTCAGAACCACCACCAATGTGCTGGGGGACTCGTTAGGAGCCGGCATAGTGGAGCACCTGTCTCGGCAGGAACTACAGCACCAGGATGCAGAGATTGGAAACTCTGTGATCGAGGAGAACGAAAAACCTTACCAGCTCATCTGTCAGGAGAACGACTCCATCAAGCACCGTAACAGTGAAACcacaatgtaa
- the slc1a6 gene encoding excitatory amino acid transporter 4 isoform X2, whose amino-acid sequence MLGFALRPHNLSAREIKYFAFPGELLMRMLQMLVLPLIVSSLVTGISSLDSKASGKMGVRAIIYYMLTTFIAVFIGIVMVIIIRPGKGNRDSPVSSSGSIESVQAADAFLDLIRNMFPPNLVEACFKQYKTLYKKTVSTRNITVMVNASEGINATDSNLLGNFSTVLQIVQETVEETIPVSGSSNGVNALGLVVFSMCFGLVIGNMKQQGQALREFFDCLNDAIMRLVAIIIWYAPVGILFLIAGKIVEMKDLAQVGGQLGMYTVCVIIGLLIHGLFVLPLLFFLVTRRNPFTFIGGLLQALITALGTSSSSATLPITFRCLEENNHVDKRVTRFVLPVGATINMDGTALYEAVAAIFIAQVNNMDLNFGQILTISITATAASIGAAGIPQAGLVTMVIVLTSVGLPTEDITLIIAVDWFLDRLRTTTNVLGDSLGAGIVEHLSRQELQHQDAEIGNSVIEENEKPYQLICQENDSIKHRNSETTM is encoded by the exons ATGTTGGGATTTGCTCTGCGTCCTCACAATTTGTCCGCAAGGGAAATCAAATATTTTGCATTTCCTGGAGAGCTGCTGATGAGGATGCTACAGATGCTGGTTTTGCCGCTCATCGTGTCCAGTCTTGTTACAG gtaTTTCTTCTTTGGATAGTAAAGCCTCTGGAAAGATGGGAGTGCGGGCCATCATTTACTACATGCTGACCACGTTTATTGCTGTGTTCATTGGTATTGTCATGGTGATCATCATAAGGCCTGGAAAAGGGAACAGAGACAGCCCAGTGTCCTCTAGTGGTAGCATTGAATCAGTGCAAGCTGCTGATGCCTTTTTGGATCTTATCAG AAATATGTTTCCACCTAATTTAGTTGAGGCCTGCTTTAAACAG TACAAAACCCTTTACAAGAAAACAGTTTCCACCAGGAACATCACTGTTATGGTTAATGCAAGTGAGGGCATCAATGCCACAGATTCCAACCTTTTGGGGAATTTCAGCACAGTCCTGCAGATCGTCCAGGAGACAGTGGAGGAGACGATTCCAGTGTCCGGCTCCTCTAATGGGGTGAATGCTTTGGGCCTGGTGGTGTTCTCCATGTGCTTTGGCTTGGTGATTGGGAATATGAAGCAGCAGGGCCAGGCTTTGCGGGAGTTCTTTGACTGCCTCAATGATGCCATAATGCGATTGGTAGCTATCATTATCTG GTACGCTCCAGTTGGCATCCTCTTCTTGATTGCTGGGAAGATTGTTGAGATGAAAGACCTGGCACAAGTTGGAGGGCAGCTGGGCATGTACACAGTGTGTGTCATCATTGGTCTGCTCATCCATGGCCTCTTTGTTCTGCCCCTGCTCTTCTTCCTGGTTACACGGAGGAACCCATTCACCTTCATTGGTGGTCTGCTCCAGGCTTTGATCACTGCTTTAGGAACATCTTCCAG ttCAGCCACCCTTCCCATCACCTTCCgttgcttggaggagaacaacCACGTGGACAAGCGTGTGACACGCTTCGTGCTACCAGTGGGAGCCACCATAAACATGGATGGTACAGCTCTCTATGAAGCAGTGGCGGCAATTTTTATAGCCCAGGTCAACAACATGGACCTGAACTTTGGGCAGATCCTTACCATCAG TATCACAGCAACTGCTGCCAGCATCGGAGCAGCAGGCATCCCTCAGGCTGGTCTGGTAACCATGGTGATTGTATTGACATCGGTGGGACTGCCCACCGAGGACATAACGCTCATCATTGCTGTGGATTGGTTCCT AGATCGCCTCAGAACCACCACCAATGTGCTGGGGGACTCGTTAGGAGCCGGCATAGTGGAGCACCTGTCTCGGCAGGAACTACAGCACCAGGATGCAGAGATTGGAAACTCTGTGATCGAGGAGAACGAAAAACCTTACCAGCTCATCTGTCAGGAGAACGACTCCATCAAGCACCGTAACAGTGAAACcacaatgtaa
- the ccl44 gene encoding chemokine (C-C motif) ligand 44: MLLQTISVLSITVVLFGSLEGKGVQMQRDVQCCMQYSQGKVRTKDVLKFEVQTEGPDCSIQAIILYTKKAVKCADPRDRKVKRLLRKLVQRQRAKAHRTMWFHPHGNLPVMSEIQ, from the exons ATGTTGCTGCAGACCATCTCCGTGCTCTCCATCACTGTCGTTCTCTTCGGCTCTCTGGAAG GGAAGGGAGTGCAAATGCAGCGGGATGTCCAGTGCTGTATGCAGTACTCGCAGGGGAAAGTGCGGACCAAAGATGTTCTCAAGTTCGAGGTGCAGACAGAGGGGCCGGACTGCAGCATACAAGCCATCAT ATTGTACACCAAGAAGGCGGTGAAGTGTGCAGATCCCAGGGACAGGAAAGTGAAGAGGTTACTACGGAAACTGGTCCAGAGGCAAAGAGCCAAAGCCCACAGGACCATGTGGTTCCATCCGCATGGGAATCTGCCTGTCATGTCAGAG ATCCAATAA
- the pole4 gene encoding DNA polymerase epsilon subunit 4 has product MAATVAVSAPPAESELDRSGAEEELRGDGEEDGAQHTSPSGQQNRLAKLPLSRIKALMKADPDVSLASQESVFIIAKATELFVEMIAKDALVYAQQGKRKTLQRKDLDNAIEAIDEFAFLEGTLD; this is encoded by the exons ATGGCGGCGACCGTAGCAGTGAGTGCCCCTCCTGCGGAGAGTGAGCTGGACCGCAGCGGAGCTGAAGAGGAGTTGCGGGGTGACGGAGAGGAGGACGGAGCTCAGCACACGAGCCCCTCGGGGCAACAGAACCGACTCGCCAAACTGCCCTTATCACGCATCAAAGCTCTTATGAAGGCCGACCCAGACGTCAGCCTGGCGAGCCAGGAGTCCGTGTTCATCATAGCCAAAGCGACG GAGCTCTTTGTGGAAATGATAGCCAAGGATGCACTTGTCTATGCACAACAGGGAAAAAGGAAGACTCTGCAGAGGAAAGATCTTG ACAATGCAATTGAGGCAATAGATGAATTTGCATTTCTTGAAG GTACATTGGACTGA